In Halomonas alkalicola, the following proteins share a genomic window:
- a CDS encoding AzlC family ABC transporter permease: MSSPNAWREAGTLTVPVMFGYLPLGAAFGILAIEVGIPVWAALLMSLAIYAGAGQFLAVALLAAGAGLVEVAVATLMLNSRHLFYGLSLLRRFKGAGWRKPYLIFSLTDETYSLLTTLPPERARDHALAFRIGLLNQAWWVLGSLAGALIGSTLAFDSRGIEFALTALFIVLTLEQARRLRQALPFVIALATGIGALLLVPDRHLLLGAIGAASLVLLAHYRFQRPARPQESRP; the protein is encoded by the coding sequence TTGTCATCGCCCAACGCCTGGCGCGAGGCCGGCACGCTGACCGTGCCGGTGATGTTCGGCTACCTGCCGCTGGGGGCCGCCTTCGGCATCCTGGCCATCGAGGTGGGCATCCCGGTCTGGGCCGCCCTGCTGATGTCGCTGGCCATCTACGCCGGGGCCGGCCAGTTCCTGGCGGTGGCGCTTCTTGCCGCCGGTGCCGGCCTGGTCGAGGTGGCGGTGGCCACCCTGATGCTCAACTCGCGGCACCTGTTCTACGGGCTCTCGCTGCTCAGGCGCTTCAAGGGCGCCGGCTGGCGCAAGCCCTACCTGATCTTCTCGCTCACCGATGAGACCTACTCGCTGTTGACCACCCTGCCGCCGGAGCGCGCCCGGGACCATGCCCTGGCCTTTCGCATCGGCCTGCTGAACCAGGCCTGGTGGGTGCTCGGCTCCCTGGCCGGGGCGCTGATCGGCAGCACCCTGGCATTCGACAGCCGCGGCATCGAGTTCGCCCTCACCGCGCTCTTCATCGTGCTCACCCTGGAGCAGGCGCGCCGGCTGCGCCAGGCGCTGCCCTTCGTGATTGCCCTGGCAACGGGCATCGGAGCCCTGCTGCTGGTGCCCGACCGCCACCTGCTGCTTGGCGCGATCGGCGCGGCGAGCCTGGTACTGCTGGCCCACTACCGCTTCCAGCGCCCGGCCCGGCCCCAGGAGAGTCGCCCATGA
- a CDS encoding c-type cytochrome, whose protein sequence is MTATRRSLLAPLGLCAALLASASAQALEVDKAIEYRQDALRVMAFQTGPLGDMVQGNIDYDAEEFALRAGNLAALAHLPWEAFIEGSLQGDGHGIETRALAVIGDDWAGFEERQATFRREAATLAEMVDDQAEFSDLRRQMGAVVNSCRGCHDNYRAD, encoded by the coding sequence ATGACCGCAACCCGACGCTCCCTGCTCGCTCCCCTCGGCCTCTGCGCCGCCCTGCTCGCCTCCGCCTCCGCCCAGGCGCTGGAGGTCGACAAGGCGATCGAGTATCGCCAGGACGCACTGCGCGTGATGGCCTTCCAGACCGGCCCGCTGGGCGACATGGTCCAGGGCAACATCGACTATGACGCCGAGGAGTTCGCGCTGCGCGCGGGCAACCTGGCGGCCCTCGCGCACCTGCCCTGGGAGGCCTTCATCGAGGGCTCGCTGCAGGGGGATGGTCACGGCATCGAGACGCGGGCGCTGGCGGTCATCGGCGACGACTGGGCGGGCTTCGAGGAGCGCCAGGCCACCTTCCGCCGGGAGGCGGCGACCCTGGCCGAGATGGTCGATGACCAGGCGGAGTTCAGCGACCTGCGTCGCCAGATGGGGGCCGTGGTCAACAGCTGTCGCGGCTGCCACGACAACTACCGCGCGGACTGA
- a CDS encoding nucleotidyltransferase family protein, protein MKRSAVREAVGRFRAANPRVFGSVLHGTDRDGSDLDLLVDALPGATLLDLGDLEEELKSLLGVDVDLLTPGDLPPKFRAKVLAEAQPI, encoded by the coding sequence ATGAAGCGAAGCGCAGTGCGTGAAGCGGTAGGCCGCTTTCGCGCCGCGAACCCGCGCGTCTTCGGCTCGGTGCTGCATGGCACCGACCGGGATGGCAGCGACCTCGACCTGTTGGTCGATGCGCTGCCCGGTGCCACGTTGTTGGACTTGGGCGATTTGGAAGAAGAACTGAAATCGCTGCTCGGCGTTGACGTCGATCTGCTGACTCCCGGCGACCTGCCGCCGAAGTTCCGGGCCAAGGTGCTCGCGGAGGCGCAACCGATATGA
- a CDS encoding HepT-like ribonuclease domain-containing protein yields the protein MSENRLPDYLDHIQQAATDARSFVEGMAKDDFLADKRTQQAVIMSLIVIGEAATKVMDGYVEFTQAHADVPWRSMRNMRNRMAHGYFDINLDVVWETVQEWLPALLQQLPAVRQDADDEDRNDKGMEP from the coding sequence ATGAGCGAGAACCGCCTGCCCGATTACCTCGACCACATTCAGCAGGCCGCAACCGATGCGCGCAGCTTCGTGGAAGGGATGGCCAAGGACGACTTCTTGGCCGACAAGCGCACCCAGCAGGCCGTCATCATGAGCCTGATCGTCATCGGCGAGGCGGCCACAAAGGTGATGGATGGCTACGTCGAGTTCACCCAGGCGCATGCCGACGTGCCGTGGCGCAGCATGCGCAATATGCGTAATCGCATGGCTCACGGCTATTTCGACATCAACCTCGATGTGGTGTGGGAGACGGTACAGGAATGGCTGCCGGCGTTGCTCCAGCAATTGCCCGCCGTGCGTCAGGATGCCGACGATGAAGACCGTAACGACAAAGGCATGGAGCCATGA
- a CDS encoding Tn3 family transposase: MRQGDQCQGAAVRAHRLAQPEDFDLLHRIGESYATLRRYAPEFLDVLKLRAAPAAKDVLDAIEVLRSMNSDNARKVPTDAPTEFIKPRWQKLVMTDTGIDRRYYELCALSELKNALRSGDIWVQGSRQFKDFEDYLVPPAKFASLKQASELPLAVATDCDQYLHDRLTLLETQLATVNRMALANELPDAIITESGLKITPLDAAVPDTAQALIDQTAMILPHVKITELLLEVDEWTGFTRHFAHLKSGDLAKDKNLLLTTILADAINLGLTKMAESCPGTTYAKLAWLQAWHIRDETYGAALAELVNAQFRHPFAEHWGDGTTSSSDGQNFRTGSKAESTGHINPKYGSSPGRTFYTHIPDQYAPFHTKVVNVGVRDSTYVLDGLLYHESDLRIEEHYTDTAGFTDHVFALMHLLGFRFAPRIRDLGDTKLYIPKGDATYEALKPMIGGTLNIKHVRAHWDEILRMATSIKQGTATASLMLRKLGSYPRQNGLAVALRELGRIERTLFILDWLQSVELRRRVHAGLNKGEARNALARAVFFNRLGEIRDRSFEQQRYRASGLNLVTAAIVLWNTVYLERAANALRGHGQAVDDGLLQYLSPLGWEHINLTGDYLWRSSAKIGAGKFRPLRPLQPA; this comes from the coding sequence ATCCGGCAAGGCGATCAATGCCAAGGTGCGGCTGTTCGGGCGCATCGGCTCGCGCAACCCGAGGACTTCGATCTCCTGCACCGCATCGGCGAGAGCTACGCCACGCTGCGCCGCTACGCGCCGGAATTTCTCGACGTGCTCAAGTTGCGGGCCGCGCCCGCCGCCAAGGACGTACTCGACGCCATCGAGGTGCTGCGCAGCATGAACAGCGACAACGCCCGCAAGGTGCCCACCGACGCGCCGACCGAGTTCATCAAGCCGCGCTGGCAGAAGCTGGTGATGACCGACACCGGCATCGACCGGCGCTACTACGAACTGTGCGCGCTGTCGGAGCTGAAGAACGCGCTGCGCTCCGGCGACATCTGGGTGCAAGGCTCGCGCCAGTTCAAGGACTTCGAGGACTACCTGGTGCCGCCCGCGAAATTCGCCAGCCTCAAGCAGGCCAGCGAATTGCCGCTGGCCGTGGCCACCGATTGCGACCAGTACCTGCATGACCGGCTGACGCTGCTGGAAACGCAGCTCGCCACCGTCAACCGCATGGCGCTGGCCAACGAGCTGCCGGACGCCATCATCACGGAGTCGGGCCTGAAGATCACGCCGCTCGATGCGGCGGTGCCCGATACCGCACAGGCCCTGATCGACCAGACGGCGATGATCCTACCGCACGTCAAGATCACCGAATTGCTGCTGGAGGTAGACGAATGGACGGGCTTCACCCGGCACTTCGCCCACCTGAAGTCAGGCGACCTGGCCAAGGACAAAAACCTGTTGCTGACCACGATCCTCGCCGACGCGATCAACCTGGGCCTGACCAAGATGGCGGAATCGTGCCCCGGCACGACCTACGCCAAGCTGGCCTGGCTGCAAGCCTGGCACATCCGCGACGAAACCTACGGGGCGGCACTGGCCGAGCTGGTCAACGCGCAGTTCCGACATCCCTTCGCCGAGCATTGGGGCGACGGCACCACGTCATCGTCGGACGGCCAGAACTTCCGCACCGGCAGCAAGGCCGAGAGCACCGGCCACATCAATCCGAAATACGGCAGCAGCCCAGGGCGGACGTTCTACACCCATATCCCCGACCAGTACGCGCCGTTCCACACCAAGGTCGTGAACGTCGGCGTGCGCGACTCGACCTACGTGCTCGACGGCCTGCTGTATCACGAATCCGACCTGCGGATCGAGGAGCACTACACCGACACGGCAGGGTTCACGGACCACGTCTTCGCGTTGATGCACCTGCTGGGCTTCCGCTTCGCCCCGCGCATTCGTGACCTGGGCGACACCAAGCTCTACATCCCGAAGGGCGATGCCACCTACGAGGCGTTGAAACCGATGATCGGCGGCACGCTCAACATCAAGCACGTCCGCGCCCATTGGGATGAAATCCTGCGGATGGCCACCTCGATCAAGCAGGGCACGGCGACGGCCTCGCTGATGCTCAGGAAGCTTGGCAGCTACCCGCGCCAGAACGGCCTGGCCGTCGCCCTGCGTGAGCTGGGACGCATCGAGCGCACACTGTTCATCCTGGACTGGCTGCAAAGCGTCGAGCTGCGCCGCCGCGTGCATGCCGGGCTGAACAAAGGCGAGGCGCGCAACGCGCTGGCCCGCGCCGTGTTCTTCAACCGCCTGGGGGAAATCCGCGACCGCAGCTTCGAGCAGCAGCGCTACCGGGCCAGCGGCCTCAACCTGGTGACGGCGGCCATCGTGCTATGGAACACGGTCTATCTGGAGCGGGCCGCGAACGCCTTGCGTGGCCACGGTCAAGCCGTCGATGACGGCCTGTTGCAGTACCTGTCGCCGCTCGGCTGGGAGCACATCAACCTGACCGGCGATTACCTCTGGCGCAGCAGCGCCAAGATCGGCGCGGGCAAGTTCAGGCCGCTACGGCCGCTGCAACCGGCTTAG
- a CDS encoding cytochrome b/b6 domain-containing protein, translating to MTRLKVWDVPTRLFHWGLVGCVALAFYTMKTDGAPFIFPIDIHARGGYVLIGLLLFRWLWGLVGSHHARFGSFLYSPATLWGYARRLMSGRLPLFAGHNPLGGLMVMVMLLSLTFQAVSGLFLTDDIFFNAPLHGLVDRSTARTLAGLHHLNANLLMGLIAAHLLALVVHRLKGERLVGAMITGRKSLAGEPEDAPSAGAQAQRPARPWLALVVIAIAALPVIWLWNA from the coding sequence ATGACGCGACTGAAAGTCTGGGATGTGCCGACACGGCTCTTTCACTGGGGGCTGGTCGGCTGCGTGGCGCTGGCGTTCTACACCATGAAGACTGACGGGGCGCCCTTCATCTTCCCGATCGATATCCACGCCCGGGGCGGCTACGTGCTGATTGGCCTGCTGCTGTTCCGCTGGCTGTGGGGCCTGGTGGGCAGCCATCACGCCCGCTTCGGCAGCTTCCTCTATTCGCCGGCCACCCTGTGGGGCTATGCCCGGCGCCTGATGAGCGGGCGTCTGCCCCTCTTCGCCGGCCACAATCCCCTGGGCGGCCTCATGGTGATGGTGATGCTGCTGTCGCTGACCTTCCAGGCCGTCAGCGGCCTCTTCCTGACCGACGACATCTTCTTCAATGCCCCCCTGCATGGCCTGGTGGACCGCAGCACCGCCCGCACCCTGGCCGGGCTGCACCACCTCAACGCCAACCTGCTGATGGGGCTGATCGCGGCGCACCTGCTGGCCCTGGTGGTGCATCGCCTGAAGGGAGAACGCCTGGTGGGGGCGATGATCACCGGCCGCAAGTCCCTGGCGGGAGAGCCCGAGGACGCCCCCTCGGCCGGCGCTCAGGCCCAGCGTCCCGCCCGTCCCTGGCTGGCCCTGGTGGTGATCGCCATCGCCGCGCTGCCGGTGATCTGGCTCTGGAACGCTTGA
- a CDS encoding cupin domain-containing protein: MTVESRIFSVAEYVQPSEGEPIRSVVLETRDSIIVVWHVHPGQEIAAHIHPHGQDTWTVLSGMADYFQGNGIVRALREGEIAVARPGQVHGARNTGTEPFVFVSVVASANAGFVLAER; encoded by the coding sequence ATGACTGTTGAATCGAGAATATTTTCTGTAGCCGAGTATGTTCAGCCGTCCGAAGGCGAGCCTATTCGTTCCGTTGTGCTTGAAACCCGAGACTCAATTATCGTGGTTTGGCATGTCCATCCCGGGCAGGAAATTGCGGCTCACATTCATCCTCACGGCCAAGACACGTGGACTGTTTTGTCGGGAATGGCTGATTACTTTCAGGGCAATGGGATTGTTCGTGCCCTCAGGGAAGGTGAGATAGCCGTGGCAAGACCGGGCCAAGTGCACGGGGCGCGAAATACAGGTACCGAGCCATTTGTGTTCGTCTCGGTTGTGGCATCAGCCAATGCCGGTTTCGTATTGGCTGAGCGATAG
- the wrbA gene encoding NAD(P)H:quinone oxidoreductase: protein MSASLPYVLILYYSRHGATRAMAERLAAGVESVRGIEARLRSVPPVSPTCEAVDPEIPAEGAIYASLDDLRHCAGLAIGSPTRFGNMAAPLKHFLDGTSELWLGGALIDKPATAFTSTSSLHGGQESTLLTMLVPLLHHGMLYAGLPYSETELMETTSGGTPYGASHLAGKRSDRPLDERERHLAHAQGRRLARIALALSAMPREEC from the coding sequence ATGAGCGCCTCCCTGCCCTATGTGCTGATCCTCTACTACTCCCGCCACGGCGCCACCCGCGCCATGGCCGAACGGCTGGCTGCCGGCGTCGAGTCCGTTCGCGGCATCGAGGCGCGGCTGCGCAGCGTGCCGCCAGTCTCGCCGACCTGCGAGGCGGTAGACCCGGAGATTCCCGCCGAGGGGGCCATCTACGCCAGCCTCGACGACCTGCGCCACTGCGCGGGGCTGGCGATCGGCAGCCCGACCCGCTTCGGCAATATGGCCGCCCCCCTCAAGCACTTCCTCGACGGCACCAGCGAGCTGTGGCTCGGCGGGGCACTGATCGACAAGCCGGCCACCGCCTTTACCTCCACCTCCAGCCTGCACGGCGGCCAGGAGAGCACCCTGCTGACCATGCTGGTGCCCCTGCTGCATCACGGCATGCTCTATGCAGGCCTGCCCTACAGCGAGACCGAGCTGATGGAGACCACCAGCGGTGGCACCCCCTACGGGGCCAGCCACCTGGCCGGCAAGCGCAGCGACCGCCCCCTGGACGAGCGGGAGCGCCACCTGGCCCACGCCCAGGGCCGCCGCCTGGCCAGGATCGCCCTGGCGCTGTCGGCGATGCCCAGGGAGGAGTGCTGA
- a CDS encoding recombinase family protein — protein MLIGYARVSTQDQNLELQREALSKAGCKKVFEDKVSGTRADRPGLAKTLEMLREGDTLVVWKLDRLGRSVKQLVDLVGDLHKHGVQFRSLTDSIDTGTPSGRFFFHVMASLAEMERELTVERTRAGLEVAKQLGRKGGRKPKMTDSKIESAKKLLASGVPPKDVAKNLGVSIPTLYRWVPASTHA, from the coding sequence ATGTTGATTGGCTATGCGCGCGTCTCGACGCAGGATCAGAACCTGGAGCTGCAACGCGAAGCCTTGAGCAAGGCCGGATGTAAAAAGGTCTTCGAGGACAAGGTGAGTGGCACGCGGGCAGACCGGCCTGGCTTGGCCAAGACGCTCGAAATGCTGCGCGAAGGCGATACTTTGGTCGTCTGGAAGCTCGACCGGCTGGGCCGGTCGGTCAAGCAACTGGTCGATCTGGTCGGCGATCTGCACAAGCACGGTGTCCAGTTCAGGAGCCTCACCGACTCCATCGACACCGGCACACCATCCGGGCGGTTCTTCTTCCACGTCATGGCGAGCCTTGCCGAAATGGAGCGCGAGCTGACCGTCGAGCGCACCCGCGCCGGGCTGGAAGTCGCCAAGCAGCTCGGCCGCAAAGGCGGCCGCAAGCCGAAGATGACCGACAGCAAGATCGAGTCGGCCAAGAAGCTGCTGGCCAGCGGGGTGCCGCCCAAGGACGTGGCCAAGAACCTCGGCGTGTCCATTCCGACGCTGTACCGCTGGGTGCCAGCCTCCACGCACGCTTAG
- a CDS encoding DUF2069 domain-containing protein — translation MRRWLEALEAEKGLDHLTDRSRRWVLGSYGILVLALLAWGLLLARDDGNLRPLLAFLLPLALFLPSLLAKRPRGHAWLAFVSLLYFMIGVNVAILPGLGWLGWLIALAALALFGGCTFYARFRSRQQRAARGN, via the coding sequence ATGAGGCGCTGGCTCGAAGCCCTGGAGGCCGAGAAGGGGCTGGATCACCTGACCGACCGGTCGCGCCGCTGGGTGCTGGGCAGCTACGGGATCCTGGTCCTGGCCCTGCTGGCCTGGGGTCTTCTGCTGGCTCGCGACGATGGCAACCTGCGTCCGCTGCTGGCCTTCCTGCTGCCACTGGCGCTGTTCCTGCCCTCCCTGCTGGCGAAGCGACCCCGCGGGCACGCCTGGCTGGCCTTCGTCAGCCTGCTCTACTTCATGATCGGGGTGAACGTCGCGATCCTGCCCGGGCTCGGCTGGCTGGGCTGGCTGATCGCCCTGGCGGCGCTGGCGCTGTTCGGCGGCTGCACCTTCTATGCCCGCTTTCGCAGCCGCCAGCAGCGCGCGGCCCGCGGGAACTAG
- a CDS encoding branched-chain amino acid transporter permease, protein MSHTTLLLFIAVCALATFATRVIPFVALARQAEHPLILHLGRYLPPTVMMILVIYALRDFRPLAEGQLNAAANGWPMILASLAVVTLHLWRRNALLSIIGGTAAYMAMVQLGWTP, encoded by the coding sequence ATGAGCCACACCACCCTGCTGCTGTTCATCGCGGTGTGCGCCCTGGCCACCTTCGCCACCCGGGTGATCCCCTTCGTGGCCCTGGCCCGTCAGGCCGAGCACCCGCTGATCCTGCACCTGGGCCGCTATCTGCCCCCCACGGTGATGATGATCCTGGTGATCTATGCGCTGCGCGACTTCCGCCCGCTGGCCGAGGGCCAGCTCAACGCCGCGGCCAATGGCTGGCCGATGATCCTGGCCTCCCTGGCGGTGGTCACGCTGCACCTGTGGCGGCGCAACGCCCTGCTCTCCATCATCGGCGGCACCGCGGCCTACATGGCCATGGTGCAGCTGGGCTGGACACCTTGA
- a CDS encoding bifunctional acetate--CoA ligase family protein/GNAT family N-acetyltransferase has product MSTRFLLHFFEPRTIAVIGASEKASSLGGLVIRNLQEAGFPGTIWAVNPKGYESVFGQPAFARIGQLPEAPDLAVICSPVATVPGRIARLGSIGVRAALVLSGGSHLDEARDGKASIRQRMLDAARQSGIRVLGPECMGLIVPGRKLNASYANRPIKAGKVAYLGQSGMLGTAMIDWAAGRGVGFSHLITLGDSVDVMLPDLLDYINQFSPTQAILLHLEKILDAQHFMTALRDASRNRLVLAIKSGRTPQSDLTGLPPTPGVANRDQIFDAAFSRAGVVRVHDSDELFDALMTLSRMKPLRGDRLAIVSNGLGPAMLAIDKLIHAGGKLALFTEETRRALRQGDFDMSKPGENPVDLGGNATPEKFVDAIEIVAADPGVDAVLVVHAPTRLAPSRTTAEAVVANRKRFRRNLLTSFMGLEEALSARHECNLAGIPTYVSPEKAINAFMHMVDYQRVQALLQETPPSLPFATTPDIRARCRTLIREAKAEGRETLSHSETAQVLEAYGIPVAQSRYVATPEEGAEAAEAFDGAMALKVVHEGNCRPFRYRKHPHRVSAGLLQDLKSPEQVAEGVALLGEQVSEKYPAFRVREYCLQPMQRGKHSLQVCAGVTRDPVFGPVIVFGIGGYKVNILADRQVALPPLNMTLAEDMVDRTHVARLIHEHSSDPQRDIGRLCQLLVKLSQMASDLLELRGMEINPLLLNRDEMVAVDFAMDLGTPARFAIMPYPEELREWVTLKNGWEVEVRPIRAEDAPLITSFHRQLSEESIRFRYFHNKSDLTQRDLSMLSHINYDRQMAFIAEHLQEDGSKEMLGVVRVWNDPDNIRTEFSVIIRDDLQGLGIGSLLMNKMIDYCRSVGTLEMIGKIMVDNHPMRALMKHLGFSQRYNMEEQVVDAVLRLNEPQSEWQRHRLESLPD; this is encoded by the coding sequence TTGAGCACCCGTTTCCTGCTTCACTTCTTCGAACCTCGCACCATCGCCGTGATCGGCGCCTCGGAAAAGGCCAGTTCCCTGGGCGGGTTGGTGATCCGTAACCTGCAGGAGGCTGGCTTTCCGGGCACCATCTGGGCGGTGAACCCCAAGGGGTACGAGAGCGTCTTCGGCCAGCCCGCCTTCGCGCGCATCGGCCAGCTTCCCGAGGCCCCGGACCTCGCCGTCATCTGCTCGCCGGTGGCCACGGTGCCGGGGCGCATCGCGCGGCTGGGCAGCATCGGGGTGCGCGCCGCCCTGGTGCTCTCCGGTGGCTCCCATCTGGACGAGGCCCGCGACGGCAAGGCCTCGATCCGCCAGCGCATGCTCGATGCCGCTCGCCAGTCGGGGATCCGCGTGCTGGGGCCCGAGTGCATGGGGCTGATCGTGCCGGGCCGCAAGCTCAACGCCTCCTATGCCAACCGGCCGATCAAGGCCGGCAAGGTGGCCTACCTGGGCCAATCGGGCATGCTCGGCACGGCGATGATCGACTGGGCGGCGGGGCGCGGTGTCGGCTTCTCGCACCTGATCACCCTCGGCGACAGCGTCGACGTGATGCTTCCCGACCTGCTCGACTACATCAACCAGTTCTCGCCGACCCAGGCGATCCTGCTCCATCTGGAGAAGATCCTCGACGCCCAGCACTTCATGACCGCGCTGCGCGACGCCTCGCGCAACCGCCTGGTGCTGGCCATCAAGAGCGGCCGCACGCCCCAGTCGGACCTCACCGGCCTGCCGCCCACGCCGGGGGTCGCCAACCGCGACCAGATCTTCGATGCGGCCTTCTCCCGGGCCGGGGTGGTGCGCGTCCACGACTCCGATGAGCTCTTCGATGCGCTGATGACCCTGTCGCGCATGAAGCCGCTGCGCGGCGACCGCCTGGCGATCGTCTCCAACGGCCTGGGCCCCGCCATGCTGGCGATCGACAAGCTGATCCACGCCGGGGGCAAGCTGGCCTTGTTCACCGAGGAGACGCGCCGCGCCCTCAGGCAGGGCGACTTCGACATGAGCAAGCCGGGGGAGAACCCGGTGGACCTGGGCGGCAACGCCACCCCCGAGAAGTTCGTCGATGCCATCGAGATCGTGGCCGCCGACCCCGGCGTCGATGCCGTGCTGGTGGTGCATGCGCCGACCCGCCTGGCGCCCTCCAGGACCACCGCCGAGGCGGTGGTGGCCAACCGCAAGCGCTTTCGCCGCAACCTGCTGACCAGCTTCATGGGGCTCGAGGAGGCGCTCTCGGCGCGCCACGAGTGCAACCTGGCGGGGATTCCCACCTATGTCTCCCCCGAGAAGGCGATCAACGCCTTCATGCACATGGTGGACTACCAGCGGGTGCAGGCGCTGCTGCAGGAGACTCCACCCAGCCTGCCGTTTGCCACCACGCCGGACATCCGCGCCCGCTGCCGCACCCTGATCCGGGAGGCCAAGGCCGAGGGGCGCGAGACGCTCTCCCACTCTGAGACCGCCCAGGTGCTGGAGGCCTACGGCATTCCGGTGGCCCAGAGCCGCTACGTGGCGACCCCCGAGGAGGGCGCCGAGGCGGCGGAGGCGTTCGATGGCGCCATGGCGCTCAAGGTGGTGCACGAGGGGAACTGCCGGCCGTTTCGCTATCGCAAGCATCCCCACCGGGTCTCGGCGGGGCTGCTGCAGGATCTGAAGAGCCCCGAGCAGGTGGCCGAGGGGGTCGCGCTGCTCGGCGAACAGGTGAGCGAGAAGTATCCCGCCTTCAGGGTTCGCGAGTACTGCCTGCAGCCCATGCAGCGCGGCAAGCACTCGCTGCAGGTGTGCGCCGGGGTCACCCGGGACCCGGTGTTCGGCCCGGTGATCGTCTTCGGTATCGGCGGCTACAAGGTCAATATCCTGGCCGACCGCCAGGTGGCGCTGCCCCCCCTCAACATGACCCTGGCCGAGGACATGGTGGACCGCACCCACGTGGCACGCCTGATCCACGAGCACTCCAGCGACCCGCAGCGCGATATCGGCCGGCTCTGCCAGCTGCTGGTCAAGCTGTCGCAGATGGCCAGCGACCTGCTGGAGCTGCGCGGCATGGAGATCAACCCGCTGCTGCTCAACCGTGACGAGATGGTGGCGGTGGACTTCGCCATGGACCTCGGCACCCCGGCCCGCTTCGCGATCATGCCCTACCCGGAGGAGCTGCGAGAGTGGGTGACCCTCAAGAACGGCTGGGAGGTGGAGGTGCGCCCGATCCGGGCCGAGGACGCCCCGCTGATCACCAGCTTCCACCGCCAGCTCTCCGAGGAGAGCATCCGCTTCCGCTACTTCCACAACAAGTCGGACCTCACCCAGCGCGACCTGTCGATGCTCTCGCACATCAACTACGACCGGCAGATGGCGTTCATCGCCGAACACCTGCAGGAGGATGGCAGCAAGGAGATGCTCGGCGTGGTGCGAGTGTGGAACGACCCGGACAACATCCGCACCGAGTTCTCGGTGATCATCCGCGATGACCTCCAGGGGCTCGGCATCGGCAGCCTGCTGATGAACAAGATGATCGACTACTGTCGCAGTGTCGGCACCCTGGAGATGATCGGCAAGATCATGGTGGACAACCACCCGATGCGCGCCCTGATGAAGCATCTGGGGTTCAGCCAGCGCTACAACATGGAGGAGCAGGTGGTGGATGCGGTGCTGCGCCTCAACGAGCCCCAGAGCGAATGGCAGCGCCATCGCCTGGAGAGCCTGCCCGACTGA
- the pdxH gene encoding pyridoxamine 5'-phosphate oxidase, whose amino-acid sequence MTRNIADIRRDYEGGQLDEAQATENPMELFEEWLALALESEGDDGNAMTLATVDSQGLPHARIVLLKGIDDQGLVFYTNYHSHKGSELTNVPNAALVFWWPSLARQVRVEGSVEQVSAEESDAYFASRPRASQLGAWVATQSVVIPGRTWIEERQSRFEQAYEGQEIPRPVHWGGYRVVPTMIEFWQGQPSRLHDRIRYEARDGQWQHFRMAP is encoded by the coding sequence ATGACACGCAACATCGCCGATATCCGCCGCGACTATGAAGGGGGACAGCTCGACGAGGCCCAGGCCACCGAGAACCCCATGGAGCTGTTCGAGGAGTGGCTGGCACTCGCGCTCGAGAGCGAGGGCGATGACGGCAACGCCATGACCCTTGCCACCGTGGACAGCCAGGGGCTGCCGCACGCGCGCATCGTCCTGCTCAAGGGCATCGACGACCAGGGCCTGGTCTTCTACACCAACTACCACAGCCACAAGGGCAGCGAGCTCACCAATGTCCCGAATGCCGCTCTGGTATTCTGGTGGCCCAGCCTGGCGCGCCAGGTGCGGGTCGAGGGCAGCGTCGAACAGGTCAGCGCCGAGGAGTCCGACGCCTATTTCGCCAGCCGTCCGCGGGCCAGTCAGCTGGGCGCCTGGGTGGCCACCCAGAGCGTGGTGATTCCCGGGCGCACCTGGATCGAGGAGCGCCAGAGCCGTTTCGAGCAGGCCTACGAGGGACAGGAGATCCCGCGCCCCGTGCACTGGGGCGGCTACCGCGTGGTGCCCACCATGATCGAGTTCTGGCAGGGCCAGCCCAGCCGCCTCCACGACCGCATCCGCTACGAGGCCCGCGACGGCCAGTGGCAGCACTTCCGCATGGCCCCCTGA